In the genome of Anabaena cylindrica PCC 7122, the window GGGATGGGCATCTTGCCCGTCCTTCTATTTTTAGCAGGCTTTTCGGCCTGCACCACAAGAAATTTTGGGATATGTTTTGATTTGGAAGTCTCTTAAACAAAAATTCAACCTAAAGCTTAAAGCCTAATATTTGGCAAATATTGGGCTTTTTCTGCTTAATCTTCTTTAATCACTATCGAAATAAATCGACTGGAAGTCTCTGAAGCTAATGTTGCCCTTCCAGACAATATTTGACAATCAGTAGACAATTCCTGTTATCAGCATCACGTTCATAAACAACGTGATCTGCCAAGCGTCGGAGGAGAAACCATCCATACCCACCTACTTGTAGAGTACCCGGCTCTGGCTCAATAATCGCATCAGGATTAAATGGTTTTCCATAATCCCAAATTCTCATTTCTAGTCGGTCAATCCATAGACTCACTTCGATATCTATCGTTATATCTGGTGGTAAAGAACGATGAGCGTGGCGAACTGCGTTGGTAAAGCCTTCTGCTAATGCTAAATTGAGGCGATAGAGTTGGCTTTCTGACCAGCCGTATTGAGTTAAATATTGCAGACAGAATTTTTCAAACCATTGTTGCACCTGGTTTAGGAGCTTCAGATCGCTCTTTACCGTCAGATGGTCTTGCTGCACTATGGTAAGCATTGACCGTGACTTGAATATTAAGTAAATAAAAAATGCTAGTTTTGTTGGTTTGAGATTTAGCAATAGCTTTGATCTTATATCCAAAACTTAGACTTTGAAAATCAATGCCTGTGCTTTTTAAAAAGCATATTAGCCGGGAATATGAGTAACTAATGGACTATGTAAGCTTTGTGGCTAAGTTGTTAGGCTCATAACTAGGTATATGCTCTTTAAAATCACAGGCATTATAGTACTTTGTGGAACAAATCAGTTAGAACAGTCCCAAAGTCAGAGATTTATCTAATGGCAATGCAGCACCAATACCTAACCAGATAGTTACAAAAGTACCAAACAAAAATACTGTTGTTGCTACTGGACGACGGAAGGGGTTTTGGAACTTATTCACGTTCTCAATGAAGGGAACGAGAATCAGACCCAAGGGTACGGCTGCCATTGCCAATACTCCTAACAGTTTGTTAGGAAGGGAGCGTAAAATCTGGAAAACGGGATATAGATACCACTCTGGCAAAATTTCCAAGGGGGTAGCAAAGGGATTCGCTGGTTCACCAGTCATGGCGGGATCTAGGACTGCTAGAGCGACAATACAAGCGAATGAACCCATAATCACGATTGGGAACACGTAAAGCAAATCATTAGGCCAAGCGGGTTCACCATAATAGTTGTGACCCATGCCTTTGGCAAGTTTGGCTCTTAACTGAGGATCACTGAGATCCGGTTTTTTTTGCGTTGACATTTTGAAATTTGCTCTCCTGCTTAAATTAAGTTAAAGCATTTGTGAAAGCCATCAGCTATTTAGGTAAGCCGCACGTTTGTGCGTCTGGTTGAAAGCCACAAATTTAGTATGACACTAAGTTCTGTCTTGCTAGTTGAAATAAGTTTTTGTAGCTTTCAATGCTTACAGCTTCAGAGCATAGTGTTTGTTTTTCACTTAAATGTTATTTGCCCTAAGTTTAAAACAAACGACTCTGATCTGGAAACTGTTTTTACCTATTTAGTGATAATTTTCAGTTACAAAGGCCCAGAAATACCTTGTTTGCGGATCATCAAGAAGTGGAACAGCATGAATACTGCAATCAACCAAGGTAGAACAAAGGTGTGGGCGCTATAGTAGCGGGTTAGGGTCGCTTGACCGACGCTAGAACCACCACGTAGTAGGTCAGAAATTAGAACCCCAACTACGGGAATTGCTTCGGGTACACCACTAACGATTTTTACAGCCCAGTAACCAACTTGATCCCAAGGTAGGGAGTAACCAGTCACACCGAAGGAAACTGTGATGACAGCGAGGATGACACCACTTACCCAAGTTAGTTCGCGGGGTTTTTTGAAACCACCGGTTAGATAAACTCGGAAGACGTGCAGAATCATCATTAGTACCATCATGCTGGCTGACCAGCGGTGAATGGAGCGAATTAGCCAGCCGAAGTTGACTTCATTCATGATGTACTGAACGGAGGAATAAGCTTCAGCTACTGTGGGCTTGTAGTAGAATGTCATCGCAAATCCAGTAGCAAACTGGATGAGGAAGCAAACGAGGGTGATTCCACCTAGACAGTAAAAAATGTTGACGTGGGGAGGGACGTACTTACTGGTTACATCTTCAGCGAGCGCTTCAAGGTCTAAGCGTTCCTCAAACCAGTCATAAACGTTGGCCATACAATCTTAAGTTCCTAAAAATTGGTTGCGGTTGATAAATCTCCCAATAGCAATTTTGGGATTTTCACAAAGAGTAGCTTTCTTGCAGAATCGTTAAGATTTTCAGAAACTTAACACTCTGTAAATATCGAATATATTGCGATCTCTTTGCAAGCCAACGCTGAAAATGTTGGTTCCAAAGTAGATTTTATCGTTTTTGAGGAGGGATATGCACAGCAGCTGTTGATGACAACTTGATGAGAGCAATGCACCTCTTCTATAAAAAAAGTAACATAGTCGAGAGATAGATTTCATCAAAAACGTGGCAACTGGACAGTTAGAGCTAATTTGGGTTGAGGTGAACATGAATAAAAAGGTTTTTAGGTGGGGATTTTCCTTGCTATTGGGTTTTTGCTTGATTTTTGGGGCATTCATCTCACCTGCGATCGCTTTGACTCAGGAGCAAAAGCTGGTTTCTGAGGTTTGGCGAATTGTTAATCGCTCTTATCTGGATGAGACGTTTAATCATCAAAACTGGTCGGATGTGCGGCAACAGGCTCTAAAGAAGCCGCTGCTAAATGACCAGGCAGCATACACGGCAATTCAGAAGATGCTGAAAAGCCTTGATGATCCTTTTACTAGGTTTCTAGACCCGGAGCAGTACCGCAGTTTGCAAGTTAATACTTCTGGTGAACTGACGGGTGTGGGTTTACAAATTGCCCTCAATCCCCAAACGGGTATTTTGGAGGTAATTACACCTATTGAGGGTTCGCCGGCAGAGAAGGCAGGTTTAAGACCACGCGATCGCATTTTGAAGATTGAAGGATTATCTACAGAAAATCTGACTCTTGATGAAGCTGCGTCCCGAATGCGCGGTCCTATCGGCAGTGTAGTATCACTTTTGATTGGCCGAGAGGGAGAAACAGACCAGGAAATTATCTTGATGCGCGATCGCATTGAACTTAATCCTGTTGTAGCTGATTTGCGTTTATCCCCCCAAGGAAAACCCATTGGCTACCTGCGTCTCACTCAATTTAATGCTAATGCAGCTATGGAGTTAGCACACGCTATTTCTAGTTTAGAAAAAAAAGGCGCGGTTGCCTATATCCTCGATTTGCGAAATAATCCAGGGGGTTTATTACAAGCGGGCATTGAAGTTGCTCGTCAGTGGTTAGATTCCGGCACAATTGTCTACACGGTCAATCGTCAAGGTATTCAGGGCAATTTTGAAGCCTCTGGACAAGCTTTAACACCAGACCCATTAGTAATATTGGTGAATCAAGGGACTGCTAGTGCTAGTGAGATTCTGGCCGGTGCGCTGCAAGATAACGGTCGCGCCCAGTTAGTAGGTGAAACTACTTTTGGTAAAGGTCTAATTCAATCGTTATTTGAATTATCCGATGGTTCTGGATTGGCAGTGACAATTGCTAAATATGAAACTCCCAACCATCGAGACATTAACAAACTAGGTATTAAGCCAGACACGGTAATTACCCAAACACCAATTACCCGTGACCAAATTGCCACAGAAGCAGATAGCCAATATCAAGCCGCTGTGGAATTGTTGACCAAAAATTTGGTAGTAGCTGGTTCGCAGTGATGGAGTAATGGAGTGATGGGGAGAGTATTTATCTTTCTTCTTCCTGCTCCCTGCTCCCTGCCTCCTGCCCCCTGCCTCCTGCCTCCAATCGCTGATAAGCCTGATCTATAAAATGTTTGCCTCGAAGGAAACCGATGTTACCGCCGGGGCAAATGTATTGTAGAGTTTCTGGTGTAAAGCGATCGCATAAAGCTTGAACACTTTTAAGTTGTCTAGG includes:
- the ctpA gene encoding carboxyl-terminal processing protease CtpA, yielding MNKKVFRWGFSLLLGFCLIFGAFISPAIALTQEQKLVSEVWRIVNRSYLDETFNHQNWSDVRQQALKKPLLNDQAAYTAIQKMLKSLDDPFTRFLDPEQYRSLQVNTSGELTGVGLQIALNPQTGILEVITPIEGSPAEKAGLRPRDRILKIEGLSTENLTLDEAASRMRGPIGSVVSLLIGREGETDQEIILMRDRIELNPVVADLRLSPQGKPIGYLRLTQFNANAAMELAHAISSLEKKGAVAYILDLRNNPGGLLQAGIEVARQWLDSGTIVYTVNRQGIQGNFEASGQALTPDPLVILVNQGTASASEILAGALQDNGRAQLVGETTFGKGLIQSLFELSDGSGLAVTIAKYETPNHRDINKLGIKPDTVITQTPITRDQIATEADSQYQAAVELLTKNLVVAGSQ
- the petD gene encoding cytochrome b6-f complex subunit IV, yielding MSTQKKPDLSDPQLRAKLAKGMGHNYYGEPAWPNDLLYVFPIVIMGSFACIVALAVLDPAMTGEPANPFATPLEILPEWYLYPVFQILRSLPNKLLGVLAMAAVPLGLILVPFIENVNKFQNPFRRPVATTVFLFGTFVTIWLGIGAALPLDKSLTLGLF
- a CDS encoding ATP-binding protein; this translates as MLTIVQQDHLTVKSDLKLLNQVQQWFEKFCLQYLTQYGWSESQLYRLNLALAEGFTNAVRHAHRSLPPDITIDIEVSLWIDRLEMRIWDYGKPFNPDAIIEPEPGTLQVGGYGWFLLRRLADHVVYERDADNRNCLLIVKYCLEGQH
- the petB gene encoding cytochrome b6, translated to MANVYDWFEERLDLEALAEDVTSKYVPPHVNIFYCLGGITLVCFLIQFATGFAMTFYYKPTVAEAYSSVQYIMNEVNFGWLIRSIHRWSASMMVLMMILHVFRVYLTGGFKKPRELTWVSGVILAVITVSFGVTGYSLPWDQVGYWAVKIVSGVPEAIPVVGVLISDLLRGGSSVGQATLTRYYSAHTFVLPWLIAVFMLFHFLMIRKQGISGPL